The Lutibacter sp. Hel_I_33_5 genome has a window encoding:
- a CDS encoding class I SAM-dependent RNA methyltransferase, with amino-acid sequence MNKDFKMTATTLFGLESVLADELKKLGAQDIKEGVRSVSFRGDTGFMYKANIALRTAVRILKPIKTSKIFDEEDLYESIQKIKWEKYLDVEGTFAIGAVVNSKNFTSNSHYISLKSKDAIADYFRHKYSKRPNVDLDFPDLKIHIHIQKDWLTVSLDSSGDSLHKRGYRTATNIAPINEVLAAGMVLLSGYTGDENFIDPMCGSGTILIEAAMIANNIPANINRKLFAFENWKDYDEDLYFTIQDALLKKIRSSHFKIMGFDKAPSAVQKAKANVENANLDDFIGVHHVNFFNSTKEVFGNTTILFNPPYGERLNIDIPEFYKKIGDTLKHNYPGSTAWLITSDIQALKHVGLRTSKRIPLKNADLECRFVKYELYEGSKKVKERKYISDTEE; translated from the coding sequence ATGAACAAAGATTTTAAAATGACGGCAACTACGCTTTTTGGTTTAGAAAGTGTGCTTGCAGATGAGTTAAAAAAACTAGGAGCACAAGATATAAAGGAAGGAGTTAGAAGTGTTTCTTTTAGAGGTGATACTGGTTTTATGTACAAAGCAAATATTGCGTTACGTACAGCTGTTCGGATTTTAAAACCTATTAAGACGAGTAAAATTTTTGATGAAGAAGATTTATATGAGTCTATTCAGAAAATTAAATGGGAAAAATATTTAGATGTAGAAGGTACTTTTGCTATTGGAGCAGTTGTGAATTCTAAGAATTTCACTTCAAATTCACATTATATTTCTTTAAAATCTAAAGATGCAATCGCAGATTATTTTAGACATAAATATAGCAAAAGACCTAATGTAGATTTAGATTTCCCAGATTTAAAAATCCATATTCATATTCAAAAAGATTGGTTAACGGTTTCTTTAGATTCTTCGGGAGATTCTTTGCATAAACGTGGCTATAGAACTGCTACTAATATTGCGCCTATAAACGAAGTCTTGGCAGCAGGAATGGTTTTATTATCGGGCTATACTGGAGATGAAAACTTTATTGATCCTATGTGTGGTTCTGGTACCATTTTGATCGAAGCTGCAATGATTGCCAATAATATTCCAGCAAATATCAATAGAAAACTATTTGCTTTTGAGAATTGGAAAGATTACGATGAAGACCTGTATTTTACCATTCAAGATGCATTATTAAAGAAAATACGATCTTCTCATTTTAAAATTATGGGATTTGATAAAGCGCCATCTGCTGTACAAAAAGCAAAAGCGAATGTAGAAAACGCGAACCTAGATGACTTTATTGGCGTACATCATGTTAACTTTTTTAATTCTACTAAAGAAGTTTTCGGAAACACCACAATTTTGTTTAACCCACCCTATGGAGAGCGTTTAAATATTGATATTCCAGAGTTTTATAAAAAAATAGGGGATACGCTTAAACATAATTACCCAGGCTCTACAGCTTGGTTAATTACTTCTGATATACAAGCGTTAAAACATGTAGGGTTACGTACATCTAAACGTATTCCTTTAAAGAATGCTGATTTAGAATGTCGATTTGTAAAGTACGAATTGTATGAAGGCTCTAAAAAAGTAAAAGAGCGTAAATATATTTCGGATACAGAAGAATAG